From Pseudoalteromonas viridis, one genomic window encodes:
- a CDS encoding DUF885 domain-containing protein, translating into MIRKTLVALVVGLALTGCEVTSVNTQPQQQSVERKDANAQMMALAQSYFDESIALSPLSATFFGMSEYNDKFEPPLGEASLEQSRAFTDRYLARLEALDSSKLTGQAKLSYDILHYELLQSKAAEQFDDQFLPIDQLYGSHHIFASLGSGEGAQPFKTVEDYSNFLKRADGFVVWLKSAQTMMTQGIEHGVVLPRALTVKVIPQFETHVVKKAEDSIFWGPINNLPETFSHEEKRQITQSYKHYIERTLVPAYRDMVSFLETTYLPASRATVGYSALPNGEAWYQHYIKENTTLDMSATEIHQLGLSEVQRIRNEMSNVKEQVGFEGDLQAFFDHLRDSEEFYFASEAELIQAYEEVKKKIDARVPLLFDIKPKADYIVKPVEAFRAASAAGASYESPAPDGSRPGVFYINSHNLKAQPKFIVETLSIHEAAPGHHFQLALQQEIDDLPDFRKFGGSTVFVEGWALYAESLGKELGLFTDPYQWYGRLADEQLRAMRLVVDTGLHAKGWTREQAIAFMLDNSSMAKSDVEAEVERYIAWPGQAVSYKVGQFKIRQLREYAEQKLGAKFDIRAFHNQVLIDGALPMPVLQDKIERWVESQK; encoded by the coding sequence ATGATAAGAAAAACCCTGGTAGCGCTCGTTGTTGGTTTGGCACTGACAGGATGTGAAGTGACTTCTGTCAATACGCAGCCGCAGCAGCAAAGTGTTGAACGCAAAGATGCCAACGCTCAGATGATGGCACTTGCGCAGTCTTACTTCGATGAGAGCATTGCGCTCAGCCCGCTATCTGCAACCTTTTTCGGTATGTCTGAGTACAATGACAAGTTCGAACCACCACTCGGAGAAGCCAGCCTTGAACAGTCTCGCGCCTTTACCGACCGTTATCTGGCGCGCCTCGAAGCGCTCGATAGCAGTAAGCTAACCGGCCAGGCTAAACTGTCTTACGACATTCTCCACTATGAACTGCTGCAAAGCAAAGCGGCTGAGCAGTTTGATGATCAGTTTTTGCCGATTGATCAGTTGTATGGATCACATCATATTTTTGCGTCACTTGGTTCTGGCGAAGGTGCACAGCCGTTTAAAACAGTTGAGGATTACAGCAACTTTCTGAAACGCGCCGACGGCTTTGTGGTCTGGCTGAAATCGGCGCAAACTATGATGACGCAGGGCATTGAGCATGGGGTGGTGTTACCTCGTGCGCTCACCGTGAAGGTCATTCCTCAGTTTGAAACACACGTCGTTAAAAAAGCAGAAGACTCCATATTCTGGGGACCTATAAATAATTTGCCCGAGACTTTCTCACACGAAGAAAAGCGTCAAATTACCCAGTCTTATAAGCATTACATCGAGCGCACTTTGGTTCCGGCGTACCGCGACATGGTAAGCTTTTTGGAAACAACCTACCTGCCTGCGTCCAGAGCCACGGTTGGCTACAGTGCATTACCTAACGGTGAGGCCTGGTATCAGCATTACATTAAAGAAAACACTACGCTGGACATGAGCGCAACAGAGATTCACCAACTGGGTCTGAGTGAAGTACAGCGTATTCGCAATGAAATGAGCAATGTTAAGGAGCAAGTCGGCTTTGAAGGCGATCTGCAGGCATTTTTTGATCACTTACGTGACAGTGAAGAGTTTTACTTCGCTTCAGAGGCCGAACTGATCCAGGCCTATGAAGAGGTGAAAAAGAAAATTGATGCACGCGTGCCTTTGTTATTTGATATTAAACCCAAGGCGGATTATATCGTAAAACCTGTAGAGGCATTTCGTGCGGCGTCTGCGGCCGGAGCATCCTATGAAAGCCCGGCGCCGGACGGTTCTCGTCCCGGTGTTTTCTACATCAATAGTCATAACCTGAAGGCTCAGCCGAAGTTTATTGTTGAGACACTATCGATCCATGAGGCCGCGCCCGGGCACCATTTCCAGCTTGCGTTGCAACAGGAAATTGACGACCTGCCTGATTTTCGTAAGTTTGGCGGCTCAACCGTGTTTGTTGAAGGCTGGGCATTGTATGCAGAAAGTCTGGGTAAAGAGCTGGGTTTGTTCACCGATCCGTATCAATGGTACGGCCGTTTGGCTGATGAGCAGCTAAGAGCAATGCGACTGGTCGTAGATACCGGCTTGCATGCCAAAGGCTGGACGCGTGAGCAGGCGATCGCCTTTATGCTGGATAACTCGTCGATGGCCAAGAGCGATGTGGAAGCCGAAGTTGAGCGCTATATCGCATGGCCAGGCCAGGCGGTATCCTATAAAGTGGGCCAATTTAAGATCCGTCAACTGCGAGAATACGCCGAACAAAAACTTGGCGCAAAGTTTGATATTCGCGCATTCCACAATCAGGTATTGATTGACGGTGCTTTGCCAATGCCTGTGTTACAGGACAAGATAGAGCGCTGGGTCGAATCTCAAAAGTAA
- a CDS encoding ATP-binding protein produces MIVTNGYRVLFMRFILLLLMGCFLLTGHTALAGQQQRILLGDSTTELTLRDASFFYDYDKQIKEADDVLRYAQQFRALSEVEKRPQHELYSKWAWLKLDNRSKITDWVMSFGFARLPKLAVYVLEDGRFKQIHSQDAQARFEQRPIQDPQMYLPLAIKPGHSEYLIEFQTFANAPANLRLHSHAHYLSTSQSSILTNASLAGVVAAILLIVIVNLAFNRNTTNVFYALWTFLFLLIVIDMAGFTFQYFWPNHGFFSGQFSIALMAIVPIFHLLFVRGFLQLKHYHPTLNTIYVAATWLYILLVPTALYLQSVYYNLLASTFVIPLFVYTCVWSFRQKGPGMRTFTYSLINHLVFLNLLTIVGASYGNLIDLFQITSFIKIGYLIEVLLFTVALALQHKSLQGQLVRHLEQQVNALNRTVVSERQVVNEQVNQLKAKEEQLFTDLSHELRTPLTVMKIQVESLQYNIVENVEDSYAKLMAKIDELHKFIDQLMLVTTDKEVANILNKEDIKVAHFINETFQTCMTYVDPKKARLEITNRLDPHFTMQFDRRSIGNAILEVVKNALKYGGDGVDIKMSAQVTEQHLVLRIEDSGMPLSYDAHRQLFQPLFREEASRSSLSGGKGMGLAVCKKIVECHGGKIESHNSLLGGLCIEIILPTSEVDVALA; encoded by the coding sequence ATGATAGTTACAAATGGTTACCGAGTCTTGTTCATGCGCTTTATCTTATTGCTTTTAATGGGGTGTTTTTTGCTCACGGGTCATACCGCTTTGGCAGGCCAGCAGCAAAGGATCCTTTTAGGTGACAGTACGACTGAGCTCACGTTACGTGATGCCAGCTTCTTCTATGATTACGATAAACAAATAAAAGAGGCTGACGATGTGCTCAGGTATGCCCAGCAGTTCCGAGCGTTGAGTGAGGTAGAAAAAAGGCCACAGCATGAACTGTATTCGAAATGGGCCTGGCTGAAGCTGGACAACCGAAGCAAGATTACCGACTGGGTGATGTCGTTCGGTTTTGCCAGATTGCCGAAGCTTGCCGTTTATGTACTTGAGGACGGCAGATTCAAGCAAATTCACAGCCAGGATGCTCAGGCGCGCTTTGAGCAGCGGCCGATCCAGGACCCGCAAATGTATCTGCCCCTTGCTATTAAGCCGGGCCACAGCGAATATTTGATTGAATTCCAGACCTTTGCCAATGCACCGGCCAATCTGCGCTTACACTCTCATGCCCATTACCTGTCGACGTCGCAATCAAGCATACTGACTAATGCCAGCCTTGCCGGGGTTGTTGCCGCCATCTTGCTGATTGTCATAGTAAACCTGGCCTTTAACCGCAACACCACAAATGTATTCTATGCTTTGTGGACCTTCCTGTTTTTACTCATTGTAATTGATATGGCTGGGTTTACTTTTCAGTATTTTTGGCCAAACCACGGCTTCTTTAGCGGTCAGTTCTCAATAGCGCTGATGGCCATTGTGCCGATATTTCATCTGTTGTTTGTACGTGGTTTTTTGCAGTTAAAACATTATCACCCTACGCTGAACACTATTTATGTAGCGGCAACCTGGTTGTACATTTTGCTCGTACCTACCGCACTGTATCTGCAAAGCGTTTATTATAACTTGTTGGCCAGTACCTTCGTTATCCCCTTGTTTGTCTACACCTGTGTATGGAGTTTCAGACAAAAAGGGCCAGGGATGCGCACCTTTACCTACAGCCTGATCAATCACCTGGTGTTTTTGAATCTATTGACCATAGTCGGGGCCAGTTACGGTAATCTGATCGATTTATTTCAGATCACCTCGTTCATCAAGATTGGCTACCTAATCGAAGTGCTGCTGTTCACTGTGGCACTGGCGTTGCAACACAAGTCCCTGCAGGGACAGCTAGTACGGCATTTGGAGCAGCAGGTTAATGCGCTCAATCGCACCGTGGTGAGTGAAAGACAGGTTGTGAATGAGCAGGTAAACCAGCTTAAGGCAAAAGAAGAGCAGCTGTTTACCGATTTGTCTCATGAATTGCGTACACCGCTGACCGTGATGAAGATCCAGGTTGAGTCGTTGCAATACAATATTGTTGAAAACGTCGAAGATTCCTATGCCAAGTTAATGGCAAAAATTGATGAATTGCATAAGTTTATCGACCAGCTAATGTTGGTGACTACAGACAAAGAAGTTGCAAATATTCTCAATAAAGAGGATATAAAAGTCGCGCACTTCATCAACGAAACCTTCCAGACCTGTATGACCTATGTGGACCCTAAAAAAGCCCGGCTTGAAATCACGAACCGGCTTGATCCTCATTTTACTATGCAGTTTGACAGGCGCTCTATTGGTAACGCGATTTTAGAGGTCGTCAAGAATGCCCTGAAATATGGTGGAGACGGCGTCGACATAAAAATGAGTGCGCAGGTCACCGAGCAACATCTGGTGCTGCGCATCGAAGATTCAGGTATGCCGCTGTCATACGATGCTCACAGGCAGCTATTTCAGCCACTGTTTCGCGAGGAAGCGTCACGCAGTTCCTTAAGTGGTGGCAAAGGCATGGGCCTGGCGGTATGCAAGAAAATAGTCGAATGTCATGGTGGGAAAATCGAGTCACATAACAGCCTGCTGGGCGGATTATGCATCGAAATTATTCTGCCAACGTCCGAGGTCGATGTCGCCCTGGCGTAG
- a CDS encoding anhydro-N-acetylmuramic acid kinase, with the protein MGFKQINQLHAIAHKPARMILGLMSGTSLDGLDMALCEVSGSGVDTQCKLLKFTTIAYDNDFKDKVREVFAKDTVNFEYLTLLNPWIGHYHGQLINQTLSQWHVKREDIDLIASHGQTVFHCPHHQHAHEDFGNGTLQLGDGDQVATQTQIITVSDFRQKHIAKGGEGAPLAQYGDYLLYQSERVNRVLLNLGGIANFTVLPRNATVEDVQCSDIGPGNTLMDAYCQRYLGQAYDEGGKLAKQGRVCNSLLESLKAIPFFHFDTPKTTGPEVFSLTMLEQKQALCSEPLSHQDVLATLNELTAWCVLEHLSALQLDGTTQLILSGGGAHNALLVEKFKSRLPACYEVTELSQDGVCVDSKEAALFAVLANECVAGSGLFSFGKISLPG; encoded by the coding sequence ATGGGGTTTAAACAAATCAATCAACTTCATGCGATTGCGCACAAGCCAGCAAGGATGATTCTGGGGCTGATGAGTGGTACTTCTTTGGATGGCTTAGACATGGCCCTGTGCGAAGTAAGTGGATCAGGTGTTGATACACAATGCAAACTGCTTAAGTTTACCACCATAGCGTACGACAACGACTTTAAAGATAAAGTCCGAGAGGTGTTTGCAAAAGACACGGTGAACTTTGAATATTTGACCTTACTTAACCCCTGGATAGGCCACTATCACGGCCAATTAATCAATCAAACCCTGTCGCAGTGGCATGTTAAACGTGAAGATATCGACCTGATAGCCAGCCATGGCCAGACTGTATTCCATTGTCCCCATCATCAGCATGCTCATGAAGATTTTGGCAATGGCACCTTACAGCTGGGAGACGGCGATCAGGTTGCCACGCAAACACAAATCATCACCGTTTCTGATTTTCGTCAAAAGCATATCGCAAAAGGGGGCGAGGGTGCGCCGCTTGCTCAGTACGGAGATTACTTGCTCTATCAGAGCGAGCGGGTAAACCGTGTTTTACTGAACCTGGGGGGGATTGCGAATTTTACCGTGCTGCCGCGAAACGCCACAGTGGAAGACGTTCAATGTTCAGACATTGGACCGGGAAACACGCTTATGGATGCTTACTGTCAACGTTATTTGGGCCAAGCTTATGATGAAGGCGGCAAGCTGGCAAAACAAGGGCGAGTCTGTAATAGTCTGCTTGAGTCGTTAAAGGCCATTCCCTTTTTCCATTTCGATACACCCAAAACCACAGGCCCTGAAGTGTTCAGTTTGACTATGCTTGAGCAAAAACAAGCACTTTGCTCTGAGCCATTGTCTCACCAGGATGTGCTGGCGACCCTGAATGAACTAACCGCCTGGTGTGTGTTGGAGCACCTGAGCGCATTACAGCTCGATGGGACTACACAACTCATACTCAGCGGTGGTGGCGCCCACAACGCATTGCTGGTCGAGAAGTTTAAATCGCGTTTGCCTGCTTGTTACGAGGTAACTGAGCTGTCGCAGGATGGGGTGTGTGTTGACTCAAAAGAAGCGGCATTATTTGCGGTCCTGGCAAATGAATGCGTAGCTGGAAGCGGGTTATTTTCTTTCGGTAAGATAAGCCTGCCGGGTTGA
- a CDS encoding substrate-binding periplasmic protein, translating into MHLIFLLFFLPVAAFANSQCETRYKVGVGTSWPPYVMYRDTVPYGLDIDITRRVFEKAQLCIDFVQLPSSARGITELSKGFIDILPSASFNTQRAEVAFFSQAYRRERMRLFTRKKTLKEVRSLTELFAAEHTFVANPGAYYGRELEQILKIAWYKERLLEVPSISQRMQLVNKKRVDFLIEDEFSGYYYIEELGFEQMRIHPYVVNDNAIHFMLSRKSFNKQQINEINAAIEALQSEIADLIDQYGIDAGTRGRSANLEAFYGV; encoded by the coding sequence GTGCATTTAATTTTTCTGTTGTTTTTCCTACCCGTCGCTGCTTTTGCCAATTCACAGTGCGAAACGCGCTACAAGGTGGGTGTTGGTACCAGCTGGCCACCGTATGTGATGTATCGTGATACGGTCCCATATGGTCTGGATATCGACATTACCCGAAGAGTATTCGAAAAAGCTCAGCTTTGCATCGACTTTGTGCAGCTGCCGTCATCCGCACGCGGGATCACTGAGCTTTCCAAAGGCTTTATAGATATCTTGCCGTCTGCCAGTTTTAATACGCAAAGAGCCGAAGTCGCGTTTTTTAGTCAGGCGTATCGTCGCGAAAGAATGCGCTTGTTTACCCGCAAAAAAACGCTAAAAGAGGTCAGAAGCCTGACAGAGCTGTTCGCCGCTGAGCACACCTTTGTTGCCAATCCTGGCGCTTATTATGGTAGAGAGCTTGAACAGATATTGAAAATAGCCTGGTACAAAGAACGCTTGCTGGAAGTACCCAGTATCAGCCAGCGCATGCAACTGGTAAACAAAAAGCGTGTCGACTTCTTAATAGAAGATGAGTTCTCCGGTTACTACTACATTGAAGAGCTGGGTTTTGAGCAAATGCGGATCCACCCCTATGTCGTCAATGATAACGCCATTCATTTTATGTTAAGCCGCAAATCATTTAATAAACAGCAAATCAATGAGATCAACGCCGCGATTGAAGCACTACAAAGCGAAATAGCGGACTTGATCGATCAATATGGGATAGATGCGGGGACGCGCGGGCGAAGCGCGAACCTGGAAGCGTTTTACGGAGTGTGA
- a CDS encoding Na/Pi symporter, with protein sequence MSEQNQTSLFAKILNWTAIALLVYLVLVAVGTVSGGFKLASGGTEGAKEIFAFATNPFVALMLGAFATALVQSSSTVTSVIVGLVAGGLPLGIAIPMIMGANIGTTITNTLVSIGHIRDKEEFQRAFAASTVHDFFNLFAVAIFLPLEIMFGLLEKFSAALSHLFVGDADLSLKSYNFIKPLVKPAVGLVKDAVSFLDGKAVGVAMVVIGIAMILFAVTTLGKLLKKALVGRAKELLHSAIGRGPVAGISSGAVVTVMVQSSSTTTSLMIPLAGSGVFNTRQIYPFTLGANIGTTITALLAATSITGPNAEVALTIALVHVMFNVFAVALIYGLPLLREIPLQLAEKLARIGTRNKSAAFGYVLGSFFVLPGLLMLAIK encoded by the coding sequence ATGAGTGAACAAAATCAAACCTCTCTTTTTGCAAAGATCTTAAATTGGACCGCGATTGCATTACTGGTCTATCTCGTATTAGTCGCTGTAGGTACCGTCAGTGGTGGTTTCAAACTGGCTTCCGGTGGCACCGAAGGCGCTAAAGAAATTTTTGCATTCGCAACAAACCCATTCGTCGCATTAATGCTGGGTGCATTTGCCACCGCTCTGGTTCAATCTTCTTCTACTGTTACATCAGTTATTGTTGGTCTGGTCGCAGGTGGTCTGCCATTAGGCATTGCTATTCCTATGATCATGGGTGCAAACATTGGTACAACTATCACCAATACACTGGTATCGATTGGTCATATTCGCGACAAAGAAGAGTTCCAGCGCGCTTTCGCCGCCTCTACTGTGCACGATTTCTTTAATCTGTTCGCCGTTGCTATCTTCCTGCCTTTGGAAATTATGTTCGGCCTGTTGGAAAAGTTCTCTGCCGCGCTTTCACACCTGTTTGTAGGCGATGCAGACCTGTCTCTTAAGAGCTACAACTTCATTAAACCTCTGGTAAAACCGGCTGTTGGCCTGGTCAAAGACGCGGTGAGCTTCCTTGATGGTAAAGCGGTTGGCGTTGCAATGGTTGTTATCGGTATCGCGATGATTCTGTTCGCTGTAACTACGCTTGGTAAACTCCTTAAGAAAGCTTTGGTTGGCCGTGCAAAAGAATTACTACACAGCGCAATCGGTCGTGGTCCGGTTGCAGGTATCAGCTCAGGTGCGGTTGTAACTGTTATGGTTCAGTCATCGTCTACAACCACCAGCCTGATGATCCCACTGGCAGGTAGCGGCGTATTCAACACCCGCCAGATCTACCCATTCACTCTTGGTGCGAATATTGGTACAACCATCACAGCACTGCTGGCAGCAACCTCTATCACCGGTCCTAACGCCGAAGTTGCCCTGACGATTGCACTGGTACACGTTATGTTTAACGTCTTCGCAGTTGCCCTGATTTACGGCTTGCCACTACTACGTGAAATTCCGCTACAACTTGCTGAGAAACTGGCACGAATTGGTACACGTAATAAATCTGCGGCATTTGGTTATGTACTGGGTTCGTTCTTTGTACTACCGGGCTTGCTGATGCTCGCTATCAAATAA
- a CDS encoding MBL fold metallo-hydrolase produces MHKPYFTLPFITCLSACTANQVEVTQSDQTVVKYKTSQGYTDRFANLYKQPERYPYTCEQDCYPPTPLIECRENMEQCRYIGERPDINSPLGFNVKWLGHASFLLTMPDGQQVLVDPVSQQFDWPVDLGFKWTGGFYRTEPLWPADQELNKLTSVVYSHIHYDHFNKADIDTLGTEPTYYTPLGFADYFASGGYKINEMAWYASAQQEQLNIHFVPAHHFSSRIVVPYLTEDNDATLWGGWIFEYQGKTLFYAGDTGYSPHFKDIQQKYGDIDVCLLPIASYHHEEYGNWYRNVHLTPEDMLVAADDLNCQQVVPWGYGNMSWKMGDLTSHSALFRLLHVKQTLAPQRPIYVLNEGESVTF; encoded by the coding sequence ATGCACAAACCTTATTTCACCCTGCCTTTCATCACTTGCCTGAGTGCCTGTACCGCCAACCAGGTTGAAGTGACTCAGTCGGACCAGACGGTGGTAAAATACAAAACATCGCAGGGCTACACAGACCGTTTTGCTAATCTCTATAAACAGCCAGAGCGCTACCCTTACACGTGTGAACAGGACTGCTATCCGCCTACCCCGCTCATTGAATGCCGTGAAAACATGGAGCAATGTCGTTACATAGGCGAGCGCCCGGACATCAATAGCCCACTGGGTTTTAACGTAAAATGGCTTGGCCACGCTAGCTTTTTGCTCACCATGCCTGACGGACAGCAAGTGCTGGTTGACCCCGTGAGTCAGCAGTTTGACTGGCCGGTTGACCTGGGTTTTAAATGGACCGGCGGCTTTTATCGGACTGAGCCTCTGTGGCCCGCAGATCAGGAGCTCAACAAGCTGACCTCGGTCGTGTATTCACATATACACTACGACCATTTCAATAAAGCAGATATCGACACCCTAGGCACCGAGCCAACTTATTACACGCCGCTGGGATTTGCCGACTACTTTGCCAGCGGCGGCTATAAGATCAATGAAATGGCCTGGTATGCCAGCGCACAACAAGAACAGCTTAACATTCACTTTGTACCGGCCCATCATTTCAGCAGCCGGATCGTTGTCCCCTACCTAACAGAAGACAACGACGCGACGCTTTGGGGTGGCTGGATATTTGAGTACCAGGGCAAGACCTTATTCTATGCGGGTGATACGGGTTATTCTCCCCACTTCAAAGACATACAACAGAAGTACGGCGATATTGACGTTTGCCTGCTGCCCATCGCCTCTTATCACCATGAGGAGTATGGCAACTGGTATCGCAATGTTCACCTCACACCTGAAGACATGCTGGTGGCGGCCGATGACCTTAACTGTCAGCAAGTTGTGCCGTGGGGATATGGCAATATGAGCTGGAAAATGGGCGATTTAACCTCGCATTCAGCGCTGTTTAGGCTGCTTCATGTTAAACAAACACTGGCACCCCAGCGGCCCATATACGTACTTAACGAAGGAGAGAGTGTCACCTTCTGA
- a CDS encoding YcgN family cysteine cluster protein has product MSTTPFWIEKSLEEMNQQEWEAICDGCGKCCLHSFIDSDEDEEEQFSSTDVLREGEELLYTDVVCQYSDANTCACTRYSERQTLVPSCVQLTKDNLKDIFFMPQSCSYRRLHEGRGLASWHPLRHEGSKQPMHDAGISILGKAISEQDVDLENDFEDHIVTWPERDID; this is encoded by the coding sequence ATGAGCACAACTCCTTTTTGGATTGAAAAATCACTTGAAGAAATGAACCAACAGGAGTGGGAAGCCATCTGTGATGGCTGTGGGAAATGTTGTCTGCACTCCTTTATAGATTCAGACGAAGATGAGGAAGAACAATTTAGTAGCACCGACGTACTGCGTGAGGGCGAAGAATTGTTGTATACCGACGTGGTGTGTCAATACAGCGACGCAAACACCTGTGCCTGCACCCGATATTCGGAGCGACAAACACTGGTGCCATCTTGCGTCCAGCTCACCAAGGACAACCTCAAAGACATCTTTTTTATGCCGCAATCTTGCAGTTATCGCCGCTTACATGAAGGCCGTGGACTGGCGAGCTGGCACCCGTTACGTCATGAGGGCTCTAAGCAGCCTATGCATGACGCCGGGATCAGTATTCTGGGTAAAGCCATCAGTGAACAGGATGTCGATCTGGAGAACGACTTTGAAGATCACATTGTCACCTGGCCTGAACGAGATATTGATTAA